Part of the Cellulomonas hominis genome, TACGCGATCATCGGCGGGCGCCCCGCGGACTTCGCCGGGCTGGTGCAGCTCTACCGGCGCGCCCACGAGGAGGCGGGCCACGACCCGGCGACGCGACGGGTCGAGGTGGCCGGGATCGGCTACGTGGCGGACGACGCGAAGGCCGCGCGGGAGTTCTTCTTCCCCTACTGGCTGGACTCGATGCGCCGGATCGCCGCGGAGCGCGGGTTCGCCATCCCGAACCGCATCGCGTTCGAGTCCCAGGCGGCCAGGGGCGGGGCGTACTTCGTGGGATCGCCCGAGGAGGTCGCCGAGCGGATCGTCGCGCTGCACGGCGTGCTGGGCCACGACCGGCAGATCTTCCAGATGGACCTGTCCGGCGTCCCCCAGCGGGAGTCGCTGCGCGCGATCGAGCTGCTCGGCACCCGCGTCGCCCCGCTGGTGCGCGAGGCGCTGGGCGGCTGACCCGCGGGTCGCCGGCCCGCGGGTCCTGCTCGGCCGCGGGCGCGCGCAAGTACGGTTGGTCCCGTTGGATCTGCTTCCGAGAGGGACTCCCCGTGACTGCACCCGTCGACGCCACCACCACCGGCGCCTGGACCGCCCTGACCGCGCACCGCGACGCGCTGACCCCCGACCTGCGCGGCTGGTTCGACGCCGACGCGGACCGGGCGACCCGCCTCACCCACCAGCTCGCGGACCTGACCGTCGACCTGTCGAAGAACCTCGTCACCGACGAGACGCTGGCCCTGCTGGTCGCGCTGGCCGAGCAGGTCGACCTCAAGACCCGCCTCGACGCGATGTTCGCCGGCGAGCACATCAACGTCACCGAGGACCGCGCCGTGCTGCACACCGCGCTGCGCCGGCCCGCGGACGCCGAGCCGCCGCTGGTCGTCGACGGCCAGGACGTGGACGCCGACGTGCAGGCGGTGCTCGCGAAGGTCGCCGCGTTCGCGGACAAGGTGCGCTCCGGCGAGTGGACCGGCGTCACCGGCGAGCGCGTCGCGACTGTCGTGAACATCGGCATCGGCGGCTCGGACCTCGGCCCGGTCATGGCGTACGAGGCGCTCAAGCCGTACGTGCAGGACGGCCTGGAGGTGCGGTTCGTGTCGAACATCGACCCGACCGACATCGCCGAGAAGACCAAGGACCTCGACCCGACGACGACGCTGTTCATCGTCGCGTCCAAGACCTTCGGCACGCTGGAGACGCTGACCAACGCGCGCCTCGCCCGCGACTGGCTGTGGCGCGGGCTCGTCGCCGCCGGTGCGATCGAGGACACCGAGGAGGCCCGCACGGCCGCGGTCGCGAAGCACTTCGTCGCCGTGTCGACCGCGCTGGACAAGGTCGCCGCGTTCGGCATCGACCCGGAGAACGCGTTCGGCTTCTGGGACTGGGTCGGCGGCCGCTACTCGATGGACTCCGCGATCGGCACCTCCCTGGCCATCGCGATCGGCCCGGACGCGTTCGGCGAGCTCCTCGAGGGCTTCCACGCGGTCGACGAGCACGTCCGCAGCACCCCGTTCGCGCAGAACGTGCCGGTCCTCATGGGCCTGCTCAACGTCTGGTACGTCAACTTCCTCGACGCGCACACCCACGCGGTGCTGCCCTACGCCCAGTACCTGCACCGGTTCCCGGCGTACCTGCAGCAGCTGACGATGGAGTCGAACGGCAAGTCGGTCCGCTGGGACGGCACCCCCGTCACCACCGAGACCGGCGAGGTGTTCTGGGGCGAGCCCGGCACCAACGGCCAGCACGCGTTCTACCAGCTCATCCACCAGGGCACCCGGCTGATCCCGGCGGACTTCATCGCGGTCGCGAACCCCGCGCACCCGCTGAAGGACGGCGGCACCGACGTGCACGCGCTGTTCCTGGCGAACTACTTCGCGCAGACCAAGGCGCTGGCGTTCGGCAAGACCGCGGACGAGGTGCGCGCCGAGGGCACCTCGGAGGACATCGTCCCGGCCCGCGTCTTCTCCGGGAACCGGCCGACGACGTCGATCCTCGCGCCGTCGCTGACCCCGTCCGTGCTCGGCCAGCTGATCGCGCTGTACGAGCACATCACGTTCGTGCAGGGCGTCGTCTGGGGCATCGACTCGTTCGACCAGTGGGGCGTCGAGCTCGGCAAGAAGCTCGCGCTGGAGATCGCCCCGGCGGTCGAGGGCGACGCCACCGCGCTGGACGCGCAGGACCCGTCCACCCGCGCGCTGATCGCCCGGTACCTGGAGCTGCGCCAGGGCTGAGCCGGCACGCCGCGGGCCCGGACGACCACGCTGTCGTCCGGGCCCGCGCGCGTCTGTGCCTCAGTCCGTGCCGAACCACTCCCGCACCCGGTCGGCGACCGCCCGGTCGAACGTGTCGTCGTCGTGGTGCGCCATCAGCCACGCCACGAACGACCCACCGGCGACCTCGTCGAGCTCCTTGCGGCAGGTGGCCGTGTCGGTGACCGCCCGGTGCAGCGCCTCCACCGCCTCGTCCGGCGTCCGGTAGAGGAACGGGTAGCCCGCCGGCAGCAGCGCCCGCGCCCACGGCAGGTCCGGGAACACCCCGACCGCGCCGGCCGCGAGCGCCTCGACGTACTCCAGGCCGTAGGACTCCTCGGTCGCAGTCGCCAGGAACGCGGTGGTCCGGGCGAGCGCCTGCCAGTAGGAGTCGCGGTTCGCGGTGAGCGGGCCGACCCAGCACCAGTCGCGCTCGGACATCCGCATCGCGGTCTCCGACACGAGGTGCGACTCGTGCAGCCGCGCCTCCACCCGGATCGGGATGCGCCGGTGCACCCGGTCCACGACCTCGAGGAACAGCCGCGGCTGCTTGCGCTCGGAGACGTAGATCGCGGGGTACAGCACCACGGGGACGTCCGGCTCGCGCCGGGGCTGCACGTGCTCCACCCGGAACCCGAGGTTCACCCAGGCGATCCGGGCCCGCTCCCCCAGCGCGGGCACGGTGTCCCGGGCGACGAGCTCCCGGATCTCCGAGGCCGTGCGCGACGAGTTCGCGAAGGTCGGGAACAGCGCGCAGGACAGCGCGAGCGCCGCCCGCTCGACGTCGTGCGTGTACCGGGTGGCGTCCCACCACACGAAGTTCATGATCCGCGGCTGCTCGCACCCGCCGGCGCGCAGGGTCTGCCAGACGTGCACCGAGTCGAGCACGTCCATCGTCACGACGACCGTGCGGTCCCCGTCGACGAACTCGAGCGGCAGCATGTCGAACCCCGCGCACCGCCGGGGCCCGGGGCCGACGAGCACCGACCCCGGGAACACCCGCAGCAGCCGCCGGACCAGCGTGGCGCCCGCGTCGTGGCCGGCGACCCGGCCCTCAGCGTCGACCCCGGCGGCGTCGTGCTTGACCGCGACGCGGACCACGGCGGGTCACCGCCCCTCGACCAGCGTGTCGGCGTCGTCCACGACGTTGTCGGGCAGGGCGTCGTCCTCGCTGGCGGTCTGCCGGGGCAGGCCGGCGCCGCCGGCGCGGGCGGACACCGGGACGGGCGCCTCGTCGGCGTCGTGCGTGCCGCCGTCCACCGGCTCGGCGGGCTCGTCGTCGCCCGCCGGGGTGCTGCCGATCCGCATGCCGTAGAACGAGCGGTACACGAAGAACGCGGACGCCACGAAGAACACCGCGGCGAGCACGTGGACCAGGGTGCCCCGGCCCTCGTCGGCCAGGCTGACCGCGAGCTCGACGGCCAGCAGGCCGAACAGGGTCGTGAACTTGATGACCGGGTTCAGCGCGACGGACGAGGTGTCCTTGTACGGGTCCCCGACGGTGTCGCCGACGATGGTCGCGTCGTGCAGCGCGGTGCCCTTGGCGTGCAGGTCGACCTCGACGATCTTCTTCGCGTTGTCCCAGGCGCCGCCGGCGTTCGCCATGAAGATCGCCTGGTACAGGCCGAACACCGCGATCGACACCAGGTAGCCGATGAAGAAGAACGGCTCGACGAACGCGAACGCCAGCGTCGCGAAGAAGATCGCGAGGAACATCGTCAGCATGCCCTTCTGGGCGTACTGGGTGCAGATCTCCACGACCTTGCGGGAGTCCTCCTCGCTCGCGCGGGTGCTGCCGTCGAGCTTGATGTTCCCCTTGATGAACTCCACCGCGCGGTAGGCGCCCGTCGTGACGGCCTGGATGGAGGCGCCGGTGAACCAGTAGATGATCGCGCCACCCGTGATGAGCCCGAGCAGGAACGGCGGGTGCAGCAGGGAGAGGTTCTCCAGGCCGGTGGTGAGGCCCTGGGTGAGCGCGACGATGATCGAGAAGATCATCGTCGTGGCGCCGACAACGGCGGTGCCGATCAGCACCGGCTTCGCGGTGGCCTTGAAGGTGTTGCCGGCGCCGTCGTTCTCCTCCAGCATCCGCTTCGCCTTCTCCCACTGCGGGAGGAAGCCGTGCTCGGCGTCGATCTTCTCGGCCGCGCCGGGCTCCTCCTCCACGAGGGACAGCTCGTAGACGCTCTGCGCGTTGTCGGTGACCGGGCCGTAGGAGTCGACCGCGATGGTCACCGGGCCCATGCCGAGGAAGCCGAACGCCACGAGCCCGAACGCGAACACCGCCGGGGCGACCATGAGCTGGTCGAGGCCCTGCTCGCTGATGAGGAAGGCTCCGCCCATGAGTCCGACGACGGTGATGCCGAGCCAGTAGCCCGAGAAGTTGCCGGCGACCAGGCCGGACAGGATGTTGAGCGACGGCCCGCCCTCGCGGGACGACGTGACGACCTCGCGGACGTGCCGGCTGTTCGTCGACGTGAAGACCTTGACCAGCTCCGGGATGAGTGCCCCCGCCAGGGTGCCGCAGGAGATGATCGTCGCGACCTTCCACCACAGCCCGGCGCCGGCGCCGTCCATGTGCCCGAGCACCGCCCACGTGGTCAGGTAGGTGAACGCGATCGACACCGCCGAGGTGAGCCACACCAGCGAGGTGAGCGGCTTCTCGAAGTCCATCCGGTCGACCCCGGCGTACCGGCGGCGGGTCCAGGCGTCGTTCGCCAGGTAGGACACCGCGGACGCGATGACCATGACCGCGCGGACCACGAACAGCCAGACCAGGAGGGTCGCCTGGACGGCGGGGCTGTCGACCGCCAGGAGGACGAACGTCACGAGCGCGACGCCGGTGACGCCGTAGGTCTCGAAGCCGTCCGCGCTGGGGCCGACCGAGTCGCCCGCGTTGTCGCCGGTGCAGTCGGCGATCACGCCGGGGTTGCGGGCGTCGTCCTCCTTGATCTTGAACACGATCTTCATGAGGTCCGAGCCGATGTCGGCGATCTTCGTGAAGATTCCGCCCGCGATGCGCAGCGCCGAGGCGCCGAGCGACTCGCCGACCGCGAACCCGATGAAGCACGCGCCCGCCACGTCCGCCGGCAGGAACAGCAGGATGACCAGCATCATCGCCAGCTCGAGGCTGATGAGGACCATGCCGATCGACATGCCCGACTGCATGGGGATCCGGTGCACCGGCAGCGGCCGGCCGCGCAGGGACGCGAACGCCGTGCGGGAGTTCGCGAAGGTGTTCACGCGGATGCCGAACCACGCGACCGCGTAGGACCCGGCGATGCCCAGCAGGCTGAACGCGATGATCATCGCGACCCGGCCCCACTCGAACCCGACGAGCGCCTTGTAGTAGACGACGATCACCGCGGCGATGAACACCCACAGCAGCATGAGGAACTTGCCCTGCTGCGTGAGGTACGCGCGGCACGTGGAGTAGATGAGCTCGGAGATCTCCCGCATCGCCGCGTGCACCGGCAGCTTGCGCAGCTGCACGTACGTCGCGACGCCGAACGCGAGGCCGAGCACGCACACCACCAGGCCGAGGCCCAGCAGCAGCCGCCCGGACACGCCGCCCAGCACGGTGACCGCGCCCAGGTCGGGCAGGACGAGGCTCGCCTCGCCGCCGTGCACCCCGCCCTCGCCCGCCTCGCCGGAGGACGCGCAGCCCGCCAGCAGGAGCGTGAGGATCGCGGCGGTCCCGCCGGTGAGGGCGCGCCGCCGGCGCGCCCCGCTCGGTGCGGGCGAGGAGGCCGCAGCCCTCGCCCCGTGCTCGTCGTTGCCGGTCCGGACTTCAGTGTTCACGGTCGGTTCCCTGGTGAGAGCGCCTTCGCTGCCACCTTCGACGCTAGGACCGTGACGCGCGTCACGGATGAGACGTACGGCCCAGGACCGACGTCCCGGGTGCGCGGGGAGGCGCCCCGGTGTGCGCTCGCGCGCGCGGGCCGGTCAGGACCAGCGGCCCAGGCGCTCCGCCAGGAGGGAGAGGGCGACCGGGCCCGCCGTGGACGTGCGCAGCACGTGCGGGCCCAGGCGGACCGGCACCGCCCCGGCGTCCACCAGGGCCGCGACCTCGCGCTCCGCGATGCCTCCCTCCGGGCCGACGACGACCAGCACGTCCGCGACGGTCCCCGGGGCGGGGAGCGCGACCGCGGCCAGCGGGACCGTCGCCTCCTCGTGCAGCACCAGCACCGCGCCGCCGGCCTCGACGACCTCGCGGGCCCGCCGGGCGAGGGCCGCCGTGTCGAGCGCCAGGTCCACCGCGGGCACGTGCGCGCGGCGGGACTGCTTCGCGGCCGTGCGCACCGTGCCGAGCCACCTGGCGCGGCTCTTCGCCGCCCGGTCGCCGCGCCAGACCACGATCGAGCGCTCCGCCTGCCACGGCACGACGCCGTCGGCCCCGACCTCGGTCGCCGCCTCGATCGCCAGCTCGTCCCGGTCGCCCTTGGCGAGCGCCTGGACCAGCAGCAGCCGCGGTGCGGGCACCGGCTCGACGACGACCTCGCGCACCCGCAGGTGCACGCCCTCGGGGCCGACCGACTCGACCTCGCCGACCACGCGGGTACCCGCGCCGTCCACGACGTCGACCCGCTCCCCGGCGGCGCGGCGCTGCACGACGCCCGCGTGCCGGCCCTCGGTGCCGTCGAGCAGGTACGCGTCCCCGGCCGCGAGCGCGGAGAGCGTGCCCGGCTCGGCCAGGAAGACGGGTGCGGTCACCGGCTCAGCGCCCGGAGAGCTTGTCGCGCAGCTTGGCGAACACGCCGGGGCTGGACGCCGACAGGCGCGCCTCGGGGCGCTCCTCGCCGCGCAGGGCCGCGAGGCGGCGCAGCAGCTCGGACTGCTCGTCGTCCATCGCGGTCGGCACCTGGACGTCGACGTGCACGTGCAGGTCGCCGCGGCCGCCGGCGTGGAGGTGGCCGACGCCGAGGCCCCGCAGCGTGACGACCTGGGCCGGCTGCGTGCCCGGGCGCAGGTCGACGTCCTTCGGGCCGTCCAGCGTCTCCAGGGTCAGCACGGTGCCGAGCGCGGCGGCCGTCATCGGGACCTGGAGCGTGCAGTGCAGGTCGTCGCCCTCGCGGACGAACGTGTCGTGCCGGCGCTCCCGGACCTCGAGGTACACGTCGCCCGCCGGGCCGCCGGCCGGGCCGACCTCGCCCTGCGCGGTCAGCTTGATGCGGGTGCCGGTGTCCACGCCCGCCGGGACGTCGACCTCGAGCGTCCGGCGCGAGCGCACGCGGCCCTCGCCGGCGCACTCGGTGCAGGGCTCGGGGATCACCGTGCCGAAGCCGTGGCACGCGGCGCACGGCTGCGAGGTCATCACCTGGCCGAGGAACGACCGGGCGACGCGCTGCACGCTGCCGCGGCCGCCGCAGACGTCGCAGGTGCGCGGCGACGTGCCGGGGCGGCAGCAGGTGCCGCCGCATGTCGGGCACAGCACGGCCGTCTCGACGGGGACCTCCCGGTGCGTGCCGAACGTCGCCTCGGCGAGGTCGATGTCCAGCCGGACGAGCGCGTCCTGGCCGCGCCGCGCCCGAGGGATCGGCCCCCGCTGCGGCCCGCCGGCCGCCGCGGCGCCGAAGAACGTCTCGAAGATGTCCTGGAAGCCGAAGCCCCCGCCCATCCCGCCGCCGGGGGACGCCGGGTCGGCGCCCATGTCGTACATCCGGCGCTTCTCCGGGTTCGACAGCACGTCGTACGCGCGGGAGACGTCCTTGAACCGCTCCTCCGACGCGGCGTCCGCCCCGGCCACGTCCGGGTGCAGCTCGCGGGCCAGGCGGCGGTAGGCCTTCTTGATCTGCTCGGGCGTCGCCTCGCGCGGCACGCCGAGCACCTCGTAGTAGTCGCTCACTCGTCACTTCCTGTGTCGGTCGCGCGCGCCGGCGCGGGTCGGGGACCGGCGGCGCTCATCCCGCGAGGATCCGGGAGAGGTACCGCGCGACGGCACGCACCGTCGCGATCGTGCCGGGGTAGTCCATGCGGAGCGGGCCCACGGAGCCGATGCGGGCCACGGCCGCGCCCCCGCCGTCGCCCGGGCCGCCGTAGCCGGTGGTCACGAAGGACGTCTCGACGAGCCCCTCGTGCTGCGTCTCGCGGCCGATCCGGACGGACACGGCGGCCTCGTCCTCGGCCATCTCGGTGAGCAGCCGCAGCAGCACCACCTGCTCCTCGAGCGCCTCGAGCACCGGGCTGATCGTGTGCGCGAAGTCGTGGCCGCCGCCCCGGACGAGGTTCGCGGTGCCGGCCATCACGACGCGCTCCTCGCTCTCGCGGGCCAGCGTGTCCTCGACCACGCCGACCACGGCGCGCACCAGCGGGGCGTCGGCGTCGGCGAACGCGTCGGCCAGGTCCGCGAGCACGCCGTCCAGCTCGGCGAGCCGCCGGCCCGCCGCCGCGACGTTGAGCCGCGTGCGCAGCCGGGCCACGACGGTGGCGTCCAGCGGGTCCGCGAGCTCCAGGGTGCGCTGCTCGACCCGGCCGTGGTCGGTGATGATGACCACGAGCAGGTGCCGCTCCCCCACGGGGACGAGCTCCACGTGCCGCACCGCGGTCCGGCGCAGCGACGGGTACTGCACGACGGCCACCTGGTGCGTGAGCTGCGCGAGCAGCCGGACCGCGCGGTCCACGACGTCGTCCAGGTCGGCGGCGTCCTCCATGAAGGACTCGATGGCCCGCCGCTCCGGGGCGGACAGCGGCTTCACCGTCGCCAGCCGGTCCACGAACAGCCGGTAGCCCGTGTCGGTCGGCACCCGCCCGGCCGAGGTGTGCGGCTGCACGATGTAGCCGGCGTCCTCGAGGGCGGCCATGTCGTTCCGGATCGTCGCCGGGGAGACGCCCAGGGAGTGCCGCTCGACGAGGGCGCGGGAGCCGACCGGCTCGCGGGTCGCGACGTAGTCCTCGACGATCGCCCGCAGCACGTCCAGCCTGCGGTCCTCGCTCATCGCCACCTCCCGACACCTCGCGCGCCCCACCGGGGCCAGCGCTGGTAGCACTCCCCCGGTCCGAGTGCCAATTCTACTCGGCTCCGCGAGCGGTCGTCGTGACGGGCTCGCGGGCCGCGTCCCGGCGGCGGGCGACGAGGTCCGCGACGCCGATCACCAGCGCCACCGCCACCAGCACCACGGTGATGAGCAGCGCGCGGCCGGCCGCCTGGTTCCCGGCCAGCCCGGACGCCAGCGCCGCGTAGTACGTCGACAGCGCGACCGCCACGCCGAGCGCCGAGCCGATGCGCTGCCCGACCTGGAGCATGCTGCCCGCCACACCCGCGCGGTCGAGCGGCACGTGCGCGAGCGTGAGCGTCTGGTTCGGTGCGATCACCAGGCCGCTGCCGGCACCGGCCACCATCTGCGTCGCGGCGACGACGAACCCGACCGCGGGCGGGTCGACCAGCCGGATCGCGAGGTCGGTGCCCAGCAGGCCGAGCAGCACCAGCACCAGGCCGACGACGACGAGCGCCCGGCCCCGGGTCGCGACCAGGCGGCCGGACTGCTGCGCGGCGACCGCCGACGCCACCGCGAACGGCATGCCGACGAGCCCCGCCTGCAGCGGCGTGAACCCGGCGTCCTGCTGCAGGTACAGCGTGGTGACGAGGAACACGGCGGTGAACCCCGCGAAGTACGCCATGCCGAGCAGGGCGCCGTTGCGGAACGAGGGCTCGCCCAGCACCCGCGGGTCGAGCACCGCCGCGCCCGTGCGCCGCTGGTACCCCCGCTCCCACACCACCGTCACGACCGCGAGCGCGGCGGCCGCCGCGAGCCACCACCAGCGCGCCGGGTCGTCGCCGCCCGACCCCGACGTCACCACGAACGGGACCATCACGGCCGTCGTGGTCAGCGCGACCAGCGCCAGCCCCGGGACGTCGAGCCGCGGCCGGCCGCCCGGGCCCGCCACGCCCGCCGGGACGCCGACCCGGCCCCGCGGCAGGAACCGCACGGCGAGCGGCAGCACCACGGCGATCACGGGGACGTTGACGAAGAACACCCAGCGCCAGCCGTCCTCCGGGCCCGCCGCCTGGATGATGAGCCCGCCGAGCAGCGGCCCGATCGCGGTCGACACCCCGATGGTCGCGCCGAAGAACCCGAACGCGCGCCCGCGCTCGTACCCGCGGAACAGCTGCTGGATCGTCCCCACGACCTGCGGGTTCAGCAGGCCCGCGCTGACGCCCTGCAGCAGCCGCATCCCCGCCAGCACCTCGTCGGACGGCGCCAGGCCGGCGCCCAGGCTGGTCAGGGCGAACCCGGACAGCCCGACGAGGAACAGCGCCCGCCGGCCGCGCGCGTCGCCGAGGCGCCCCGCCGGGACCAGCACCAGGCCGAACGCGAGCGTGTACCCGGCGACCACGAGCTGGAGCTGGCTGGCCCCCGCGTCCAGGCTGCGCTCGATCGACGGCAGCGCCACGTTGACGATCGAGACGTCGAGCATCGTGATGAACCCGATCGCCAGGCAGACGGCGAGTGCGCGCCACCGGTCCGGGTCGGGGGCGTCCGGGTCCGAGGCGTCCGGGGCGGGGGCCTGCTGCGGCGACGTCACCGTCGTGTCGTATCACGGCCGCGCCGGGTCGGCACCTAGGCTGCCGCGGGTGACCGACCGCTACGGACCCGACGTGCTGTCCGGCTCCTCCCCGAGCAGCCACCGCCGCCCCACCTCCGTCCCCACCCCGGCCGAGCCGGGGCTGGTGGTGGAGGAGGTCACGACGGGCTGGGTCGGCGCCGTCGTCCGGGTGGAGAAGTCCGGCGGTGAGCACGTCGTGGTCCTGGAGGACCGGCGCGGGAAGACGCGGACGTTCCGGCTCGGGCCGGGGTTCTGGGTCGACGGCAGGCCGGTCGAGCTCGTCCCGCCGCGCCCCGCCGCGCCGACCGGGCCGCGGCGCACCGCGTCGGGGTCGCTGGCGGCGCCGGACCAGCGCGCGCGGGTCGCGATCGGCAGCCGGATCTGGGTCGAGGGCAAGCACGACGCCGAGCTCGTCGAGAAGGTGTGGGGCGACGACCTGCGCGCGGAGGGCGTCGTCGTCGAGCTGCTGGACGGCGTGGACAACCTCGTCGACGCGCTGCGCGAGTTCGGCCCCGGGCCGGGGCGGCGCGTCGGGGTGCTGGTCGACCACCTGGTCGCCGGGTCCAAGGAGCGCCGGATCGCCGACGAGGCCGTGCGGGCCGCCCCGGCCGGCACGGTGCTGGTGCTCGGGCACCCCTACGTCGACGTGTGGCAGGCCGTGCGCCCCGAGCGGATCGGGCTGACCGCGTGGCCGACGATCGAGCGCGGCACCGAGTGGAAGCGCGGCATCCTGCGCGAGCTGGGCTGGCCCGCCGACGAGCAGGCCGACGTCGCGCGCCTGGCAGCGCATCCTGCGCAGCGTGCGGACGTACGCCGACCTGGAGCCGTCGTTGCTCGGGCGGGTCGAGGAGCTCATCGACTTCGTCACCGCGCCCTGAGACGACGACGGCGCCGCCCCCGGTGGACGGGGACGGCGCCGAGGGCGCGGGGTCAGGCCGCGACCGGCTCGTTCTGCAGGCGGCGGTAGATGTACGTCGTCGCCAGCAGGCCCAGCGGGTACGTGACGAGCTGGCCGATGCCGCAGACCGCGGCGCCCACCAGGTTCGCCGCGTAGACCGCGAGGAACAGCAGCACCACGGTGCCGAGGTTGCGGTTCACCAGCGTGAAGCTGGCCTTCAGCGCGTCGACCGCGCCCAGGCCCTTGTCCAGCACGAAGAACAGCGTGAACTGGGCGAAGAACGCGAACACCAGGCCCGGGAGCACGAACAGCAGCGTGCCGACCGCGGTGCCGGCACCGACCAGCAGCACCGCCACGACCACGGCGCCGAGGTTCTCGAACCGGAAGAAGCTCGCGAACTCCAGGCGCCGGCCGTTCGCCACGTCCAGGGAGGCACGCGTGACGCCCGCCTGCATGAACGCCGTGAGCAGCACGTAGATCGCCAGCACGACGAGCGTGCCGAACCCGAGCACGAACCCGCCGCCCGGGCGGAGGTTGCCGTACGCGTCGGTGCTGGCCGCCGCGCCGCCCGCGAAGAGCGAGAACGCGATGATCGACACGACGAAGATGACCGCGAGGTACGCGAGCACCGCCAGGACGATCGGGCCGACGTTCTGGGTGAACTTGGTCCAGCCCCAGTTGAACGCCTCGCCGACGCCCGCGGGGGCCGGGGCGCCGTAGCCCGCGGGCTGGCCGTAGGGCTGCTGCTGCGCGTAGGGCTGCTGCGGGGCGCCGTACGGCTGCTGGCCGTACGGGTCCTGCGGCTGGCCGTAGCCGGCACCCGAGGGCGGCGGCGGGTACCCGCCGGCGGGCGGGCCGTATCCGGGCGCCGGGGGCGGCGGGTACGCCCCGCCCGGGGCGGTCTCCGGCGCGGGCGGCACGGGCGGCGCTGCGGGGGGCTCGGCCGGCGGGACCGGCGGCGCGGCGGGCGGGGACTGCGGCTCGGGGGCCGGCGTGCCCGGCTGCTCCGGGGTGCTCGGCGGGGGCGGCGGCGCGGGCGTCGACGGGTCGTCGTCGCGCGGCGGGTTCGTGCCGGGGTTCTCGCGCATCAGAGTCCTCCTGGTCCGGACGTCG contains:
- the pgi gene encoding glucose-6-phosphate isomerase, which gives rise to MTAPVDATTTGAWTALTAHRDALTPDLRGWFDADADRATRLTHQLADLTVDLSKNLVTDETLALLVALAEQVDLKTRLDAMFAGEHINVTEDRAVLHTALRRPADAEPPLVVDGQDVDADVQAVLAKVAAFADKVRSGEWTGVTGERVATVVNIGIGGSDLGPVMAYEALKPYVQDGLEVRFVSNIDPTDIAEKTKDLDPTTTLFIVASKTFGTLETLTNARLARDWLWRGLVAAGAIEDTEEARTAAVAKHFVAVSTALDKVAAFGIDPENAFGFWDWVGGRYSMDSAIGTSLAIAIGPDAFGELLEGFHAVDEHVRSTPFAQNVPVLMGLLNVWYVNFLDAHTHAVLPYAQYLHRFPAYLQQLTMESNGKSVRWDGTPVTTETGEVFWGEPGTNGQHAFYQLIHQGTRLIPADFIAVANPAHPLKDGGTDVHALFLANYFAQTKALAFGKTADEVRAEGTSEDIVPARVFSGNRPTTSILAPSLTPSVLGQLIALYEHITFVQGVVWGIDSFDQWGVELGKKLALEIAPAVEGDATALDAQDPSTRALIARYLELRQG
- a CDS encoding glycosyltransferase: MVRVAVKHDAAGVDAEGRVAGHDAGATLVRRLLRVFPGSVLVGPGPRRCAGFDMLPLEFVDGDRTVVVTMDVLDSVHVWQTLRAGGCEQPRIMNFVWWDATRYTHDVERAALALSCALFPTFANSSRTASEIRELVARDTVPALGERARIAWVNLGFRVEHVQPRREPDVPVVLYPAIYVSERKQPRLFLEVVDRVHRRIPIRVEARLHESHLVSETAMRMSERDWCWVGPLTANRDSYWQALARTTAFLATATEESYGLEYVEALAAGAVGVFPDLPWARALLPAGYPFLYRTPDEAVEALHRAVTDTATCRKELDEVAGGSFVAWLMAHHDDDTFDRAVADRVREWFGTD
- a CDS encoding sodium-translocating pyrophosphatase; amino-acid sequence: MNTEVRTGNDEHGARAAASSPAPSGARRRRALTGGTAAILTLLLAGCASSGEAGEGGVHGGEASLVLPDLGAVTVLGGVSGRLLLGLGLVVCVLGLAFGVATYVQLRKLPVHAAMREISELIYSTCRAYLTQQGKFLMLLWVFIAAVIVVYYKALVGFEWGRVAMIIAFSLLGIAGSYAVAWFGIRVNTFANSRTAFASLRGRPLPVHRIPMQSGMSIGMVLISLELAMMLVILLFLPADVAGACFIGFAVGESLGASALRIAGGIFTKIADIGSDLMKIVFKIKEDDARNPGVIADCTGDNAGDSVGPSADGFETYGVTGVALVTFVLLAVDSPAVQATLLVWLFVVRAVMVIASAVSYLANDAWTRRRYAGVDRMDFEKPLTSLVWLTSAVSIAFTYLTTWAVLGHMDGAGAGLWWKVATIISCGTLAGALIPELVKVFTSTNSRHVREVVTSSREGGPSLNILSGLVAGNFSGYWLGITVVGLMGGAFLISEQGLDQLMVAPAVFAFGLVAFGFLGMGPVTIAVDSYGPVTDNAQSVYELSLVEEEPGAAEKIDAEHGFLPQWEKAKRMLEENDGAGNTFKATAKPVLIGTAVVGATTMIFSIIVALTQGLTTGLENLSLLHPPFLLGLITGGAIIYWFTGASIQAVTTGAYRAVEFIKGNIKLDGSTRASEEDSRKVVEICTQYAQKGMLTMFLAIFFATLAFAFVEPFFFIGYLVSIAVFGLYQAIFMANAGGAWDNAKKIVEVDLHAKGTALHDATIVGDTVGDPYKDTSSVALNPVIKFTTLFGLLAVELAVSLADEGRGTLVHVLAAVFFVASAFFVYRSFYGMRIGSTPAGDDEPAEPVDGGTHDADEAPVPVSARAGGAGLPRQTASEDDALPDNVVDDADTLVEGR
- a CDS encoding 16S rRNA (uracil(1498)-N(3))-methyltransferase, translating into MTAPVFLAEPGTLSALAAGDAYLLDGTEGRHAGVVQRRAAGERVDVVDGAGTRVVGEVESVGPEGVHLRVREVVVEPVPAPRLLLVQALAKGDRDELAIEAATEVGADGVVPWQAERSIVVWRGDRAAKSRARWLGTVRTAAKQSRRAHVPAVDLALDTAALARRAREVVEAGGAVLVLHEEATVPLAAVALPAPGTVADVLVVVGPEGGIAEREVAALVDAGAVPVRLGPHVLRTSTAGPVALSLLAERLGRWS
- the dnaJ gene encoding molecular chaperone DnaJ, with the translated sequence MSDYYEVLGVPREATPEQIKKAYRRLARELHPDVAGADAASEERFKDVSRAYDVLSNPEKRRMYDMGADPASPGGGMGGGFGFQDIFETFFGAAAAGGPQRGPIPRARRGQDALVRLDIDLAEATFGTHREVPVETAVLCPTCGGTCCRPGTSPRTCDVCGGRGSVQRVARSFLGQVMTSQPCAACHGFGTVIPEPCTECAGEGRVRSRRTLEVDVPAGVDTGTRIKLTAQGEVGPAGGPAGDVYLEVRERRHDTFVREGDDLHCTLQVPMTAAALGTVLTLETLDGPKDVDLRPGTQPAQVVTLRGLGVGHLHAGGRGDLHVHVDVQVPTAMDDEQSELLRRLAALRGEERPEARLSASSPGVFAKLRDKLSGR
- the hrcA gene encoding heat-inducible transcriptional repressor HrcA, which produces MSEDRRLDVLRAIVEDYVATREPVGSRALVERHSLGVSPATIRNDMAALEDAGYIVQPHTSAGRVPTDTGYRLFVDRLATVKPLSAPERRAIESFMEDAADLDDVVDRAVRLLAQLTHQVAVVQYPSLRRTAVRHVELVPVGERHLLVVIITDHGRVEQRTLELADPLDATVVARLRTRLNVAAAGRRLAELDGVLADLADAFADADAPLVRAVVGVVEDTLARESEERVVMAGTANLVRGGGHDFAHTISPVLEALEEQVVLLRLLTEMAEDEAAVSVRIGRETQHEGLVETSFVTTGYGGPGDGGGAAVARIGSVGPLRMDYPGTIATVRAVARYLSRILAG